One Rubinisphaera margarita DNA window includes the following coding sequences:
- a CDS encoding NAD(P)/FAD-dependent oxidoreductase, which yields MAESKRVIVIGGGIIGLASAHFLAEAGQKVTVIDRGQIGAACSFANCGLISPSHVFPLPGPGAVRNGIAAMLKKNGPLRIKPGLNLRLWWWLTQFGLHCNLRDRMSGGHGRHALLSYSREFYVNFIPERKIDCDFEAKGCLMVHGSQKTLDEFDEINAVLDKEFDMGAEKLVGDELVAKEPAIKPNTAAGAWYYPQDAHLRPNMLVAGWKKLLVDAGVEFIESTSVAGFETNGKTKAGGVRVYKSPDSKVERPKKFSGETELLEADSFVVATGSWTPFLNRELGCNIPIQPGKGYSLTMQRPTICPEFPMIFENEKVAITPMASGYRIGSTMEFVGYNNTLQSQRLGLLREGASKYLQEPLGQAVELEWFGWRPMTPNGLPRIDRSPRFRNVVVAAGHNMIGVMTAPATGLLVSELVTGKETTLDPRPYAIRRASQDGLLR from the coding sequence ATGGCGGAATCGAAGCGGGTCATTGTCATTGGTGGGGGCATTATCGGGCTGGCGTCCGCTCATTTTCTGGCGGAAGCCGGGCAGAAAGTGACCGTGATCGATCGCGGCCAGATCGGAGCCGCCTGCTCGTTTGCCAACTGTGGACTGATCTCGCCGAGTCATGTTTTCCCGCTGCCTGGGCCCGGAGCGGTTCGAAATGGCATTGCCGCAATGCTGAAGAAGAACGGCCCGCTGCGGATCAAGCCGGGTCTGAATCTGCGGCTCTGGTGGTGGCTCACGCAGTTCGGCCTGCACTGCAATCTGCGGGACCGTATGAGCGGCGGACATGGGCGTCATGCCCTGCTTTCGTACTCCCGCGAGTTCTACGTGAACTTCATTCCGGAACGGAAGATCGACTGCGACTTTGAAGCCAAGGGCTGCCTGATGGTCCACGGCTCCCAGAAGACACTCGATGAGTTCGATGAGATCAACGCCGTGCTCGACAAAGAGTTCGACATGGGAGCCGAGAAGCTCGTTGGCGATGAACTCGTGGCGAAAGAGCCGGCCATTAAACCGAACACCGCAGCCGGGGCCTGGTACTATCCGCAGGATGCCCATCTGCGACCGAACATGCTGGTCGCGGGCTGGAAGAAGCTGCTGGTCGATGCGGGAGTCGAATTCATCGAGTCAACTTCCGTGGCAGGCTTCGAAACGAACGGAAAAACGAAGGCGGGCGGCGTTCGGGTTTACAAATCCCCCGATTCGAAAGTCGAGCGACCGAAGAAGTTCTCCGGCGAGACGGAATTGCTGGAAGCCGACAGCTTTGTTGTCGCCACGGGATCGTGGACGCCGTTCCTGAACCGGGAGCTTGGCTGCAACATTCCGATTCAGCCGGGCAAAGGTTACTCGCTGACGATGCAGCGACCGACAATCTGCCCTGAGTTTCCGATGATCTTTGAGAACGAGAAAGTCGCCATCACGCCGATGGCGAGCGGGTATCGCATCGGCTCAACGATGGAGTTCGTCGGCTACAACAATACGCTTCAGTCGCAGCGTCTCGGGTTACTGCGCGAAGGAGCCTCGAAGTATCTGCAGGAGCCGCTCGGACAGGCCGTGGAACTTGAGTGGTTCGGCTGGCGACCGATGACGCCGAACGGTCTGCCGCGAATCGACCGGTCCCCGCGATTCAGGAACGTCGTCGTCGCCGCCGGTCACAATATGATTGGCGTGATGACCGCCCCCGCAACCGGCCTGCTGGTGAGCGAACTCGTCACCGGCAAAGAAACAACGCTCGACCCCCGCCCGTACGCGATCCGCCGGGCTTCGCAGGATGGTCTACTCCGGTAG